GCATCGGCATCGCCTGGACCAGGGTGCGCTCCCGCGGCTCCCTGATCAGGGGCACGAACGGCCACTCCAACGGCATCGTGCCGTGGCTGCGCACCCTCGACTCCAGCGTCGCCGCCGTCAACCAGGGCGGCCGCCGCAAGGGCGCCGCGTGCGTCTACCTGGAGACCTGGCACGCCGACATCGAGGAGTTCCTCGAACTGCGTGACAACACCGGCGAGGACGCCCGCCGCACCCACAACCTCAACCTGGCCAACTGGGTGCCCGACGAGTTCATGCGCCGCGTCGAGGCCGACGCGATGTGGTCGCTGTTCGACCCGAAGGTGGTGCCGCACCTCACCGACCTGTACGGCGAGGCGTTCGACACCGCCTACCGCGCCGCCGAGGCCGAGGGGCTGCAGACCCGGCAGATCCCCGCGCGCACCCTCTACGGCCGGATGATGCGCACGCTCGCCCAGACCGGCAACGGCTGGATGACCTTCAAGGACGCCGCCAACCGCGCCTCCAACCAGACCGCCCGCCCCGAGAACGTCATCCACCTGTCCAACCTGTGCACCGAGATCCTCGAGGTCACCAGCGACGGCGAGACCGCCGTCTGCAACCTCGGCTCCATCAACCTCGCCGCCCACCTGGCGGGCGGCTCGATGGACTGGGCGCGGCTGCGGGCCACGGTCAGGACCGCGGTGCGCTTCCTGGACAAGACCATCGACCTGGGCTTCTACCCGACGCCCGAGGCCGAGGCGGCCAACCTGCGGTGGCGGCCGATCGGCCTGGGCGTGATGGGCCTGGCGGACGTGTTCTTCTCGCTGCGCCTGCCGTTCGACTCTCCCGAGGCTCTCGCGCTGTCCACGCGGATCGCCGAGGAGATCGCGCTGGCCGCCTACGACACCTCCGCCGACCTGGCGGCCGAGCGGGGGCGGCACCCCTCGTACGGCGACACGCGGGCCGCGGCCGGCGTGCTGCACCCCGACCACTACGGCGCCGGCGCCTCGCCCGCCTGGACGGCCCTGCGCGAGAAGATCGACAGGACCGGCCTGCGGAACTCCCTCATGGTCGCCATCGCGCCGACCGCGACGATCGCCTCGATCGCGGGCTGCTACGAGTGCATCGAGCCGCAGGTGTCGAACGTCTTCAAGCGCGAGACGCTGTCGGGTGAGTTCCTGCAGGTCAACCGGTATCTCGTGGCCGACCTCCAGCGCCTCGGGCGCTGGACCCAGGAGATGCGCGACGCGGTCAAGCGCGCCGACGGCTCGATCCAGGAGATCCCCGGCATCCCCGCCGAGCTGAAGACGCTCTACCGGACCGCGTGGGAGCTGCCGCAGAAGGCGCTCATCGACCTGGCGGCGGCGCGGACGCCGTACATCGACCAGTCGCAGTCGCTGAACCTCTTCATGGCGACGCCCACGATCGGGAAGCTGTCGTCGATGTACGCCTACGCGTGGAAGCAGGGGCTGAAGACGACGTACTACCTGCGCTCGCGCCCGGCCACCCGCATCGCCCAGACCACCGTGCAGGCCCTGGTGCCCGCCGAGGCCGAGGCCGTCGCCTGCTCCCTTGAGAACCCCGAGATCTGTGAGGCTTGCCAGTAA
This window of the Nonomuraea africana genome carries:
- a CDS encoding ribonucleoside-diphosphate reductase subunit alpha is translated as MTQIVEVDRRLAIEEAAARVIADPENSRVAARLLAEEIADEAATHGVRAFSESVAATHAAGLVQDGLAAFVSAHSPELDALVDESADERFEYFGLRTVYDRYLLRHPETRRVLERPQHFMLRVACGLSSSVAEAAELYALMSTLSYLPSSPTLFNSGSRRPQLSSCFLLDSPRDELEGIYERYGQVARLSKYAGGIGIAWTRVRSRGSLIRGTNGHSNGIVPWLRTLDSSVAAVNQGGRRKGAACVYLETWHADIEEFLELRDNTGEDARRTHNLNLANWVPDEFMRRVEADAMWSLFDPKVVPHLTDLYGEAFDTAYRAAEAEGLQTRQIPARTLYGRMMRTLAQTGNGWMTFKDAANRASNQTARPENVIHLSNLCTEILEVTSDGETAVCNLGSINLAAHLAGGSMDWARLRATVRTAVRFLDKTIDLGFYPTPEAEAANLRWRPIGLGVMGLADVFFSLRLPFDSPEALALSTRIAEEIALAAYDTSADLAAERGRHPSYGDTRAAAGVLHPDHYGAGASPAWTALREKIDRTGLRNSLMVAIAPTATIASIAGCYECIEPQVSNVFKRETLSGEFLQVNRYLVADLQRLGRWTQEMRDAVKRADGSIQEIPGIPAELKTLYRTAWELPQKALIDLAAARTPYIDQSQSLNLFMATPTIGKLSSMYAYAWKQGLKTTYYLRSRPATRIAQTTVQALVPAEAEAVACSLENPEICEACQ